A window of Cryptomeria japonica chromosome 3, Sugi_1.0, whole genome shotgun sequence contains these coding sequences:
- the LOC131874033 gene encoding transcription factor MYB30-like: protein MGRAPCCDKMVVKKGTWTLEEDKILAEYIQKNGHGSWRALPREAGLRRCGKSCRRRWTNYLRPDIKRGRFQPQEEKTVLQLHAILGNRWSTIASHLPGRTDNEIKNFWNTHLKKKLLGMGLDPSTHTPKSEISSANGSQGSQSTALLRHVSQWEIARLEAEARLSRDSILSSKNKLKGKDNVEVKSRAPTDHFLKLWNSEAGKSFRKAKRNNTNCENPHGLDQDKGNAFPSTGASPHITLCPAAFNSHQRIINREDKLSATGSHDPSSEAIMRGQIENKNPSSHEYSSTSADAHVHDHDIQDLTDLLLDSPNCNTANKTSHNNSNTAELRTNLELQSAWGWQELHLDEDSDYWNSALGGRRCWAVNNRGCGGVAGVAGGLRLRGGGALAVRGWRFSGVGVGFWWLAGGAPAGGGLRVSHELGEPIGFVFQWCSGKVVSRALSRFDQPFGGRFFF from the exons ATGGGTAGAGCTCCTTGCTGTGATAAAATGGTTGTGAAAAAGGGCACCTGGACACTCGAGGAAGATAAGATTCTTGCTGAGTATATTCAGAAAAATGGCCATGGAAGCTGGCGTGCTCTTCCCAGGGAGGCTG GGCTTCGTCGGTGTGGGAAGAGTTGCCGCCGGCGCTGGACTAATTACTTGAGACCTGACATTAAGAGAGGTCGGTTTCAACCACAAGAAGAAAAAACTGTCCTTCAGCTCCATGCAATTCTAGGCAACAG GTGGTCTACAATAGCTTCTCATCTGCCAGGGAGAACTGACAATGAGATCAAGAACTTCTGGAATACCCACTTGAAGAAAAAGCTGTTGGGAATGGGACTGGATCCTTCCACCCATACGCCCAAATCTGAGATATCCAGCGCAAATGGGTCACAGGGATCTCAGTCCACAGCTCTCCTAAGGCACGTGTCACAGTGGGAGATTGCAAGGCTTGAAGCCGAAGCAAGGCTTTCCAGAGATTCAATCCTGTCATCTAAGAATAAGTTGAAGGGAAAAGATAATGTGGAGGTCAAATCCAGGGCACCCACTGATCATTTCTTGAAGCTTTGGAACTCGGAAGCAGGTAAGTCCTTCAGAAAGGCTAAGAGAAACAATACCAATTGTGAGAATCCCCATGGACTAGATCAGGATAAAGGGAATGCCTTTCCATCCACCGGTGCAAGTCCCCACATAACTTTATGCCCAGCTGCTTTCAACTCGCATCAGAGAATTATTAACAGGGAAGACAAATTATCAGCTACCGGATCCCATGATCCTTCCTCTGAGGCTATTATGAGGGGCCAAATAGAGAACAAGAACCCTAGCAGCCATGAATACTCCTCTACCTCTGCTGATGCTCATGTTCATGACCATGACATACAGGACTTGACGGATCTGCTTCTGGATTCCCCTAATTGCAATACTGCTAATAAGACCAGTCACAATAACTCCAACACGGCAGAATTAAGAACGAATTTGGAACTGCAGTCAGCTTGGGGATGGCAAGAACTACACCTAGATGAGGACAGCGATTACTGGAACAGCGCACTTGGA GGTAGAAGGTGTTGGGCTGTGAACAACAGGGGGTGTGGGGGTGTTGCGGGGGTTGCTGGGGGGCTGAGGCTACGCGGGGGTGGAGCTTTGGCGGTGCGGGGGTGGCGTTTCAGTGGTGTGGGAGTGGGGTTTTGGTGGCTTGCGGGTGGGGCTCCGGCTGGGGGTGGCTTGAGGGTCTCCCATGAGCTTGGGGAGCCGATTGGGTTTGTCTTTCAGTGGTGCTCAGGCAAGGTGGTGTCTCGGGCTCTGAGCCGTTTTGATCAGCCTTTTGGGGGGCGGTTTTTTTTTTAG